One part of the Arabidopsis thaliana chromosome 1 sequence genome encodes these proteins:
- a CDS encoding sodium/calcium exchanger family protein / calcium-binding EF hand family protein (sodium/calcium exchanger family protein / calcium-binding EF hand family protein; FUNCTIONS IN: calcium ion binding; INVOLVED IN: transmembrane transport; LOCATED IN: vacuolar membrane, plasma membrane, vacuole, membrane, plant-type vacuole; EXPRESSED IN: 27 plant structures; EXPRESSED DURING: 16 growth stages; CONTAINS InterPro DOMAIN/s: EF-Hand 1, calcium-binding site (InterPro:IPR018247), Sodium/calcium exchanger membrane region (InterPro:IPR004837), EF-HAND 2 (InterPro:IPR018249), EF-hand-like domain (InterPro:IPR011992), Calcium-binding EF-hand (InterPro:IPR002048); BEST Arabidopsis thaliana protein match is: Calcium-binding EF-hand family protein (TAIR:AT1G29020.1); Has 622 Blast hits to 603 proteins in 166 species: Archae - 12; Bacteria - 69; Metazoa - 8; Fungi - 194; Plants - 285; Viruses - 0; Other Eukaryotes - 54 (source: NCBI BLink).), whose amino-acid sequence MRFRSLISLLFLLFFTSSAYARFVSLNPSSTSLISDGIDGGSNLAGSGSVIKSVVSAPAEEKEEACEQTYGFMPCTKTALGNVFLILVYGFLMFTAATYLSAGSELLLEILGPGIVGGLFLPMLGALPDAMLIMVSGLSGDAATAQSQVSVGMGLLAGSTVMLLTVIWGTCTVVGKCDLRDSIAVNNQDTKGFHLKDSGVTVDIWTSYAARIMAISVIPFVIVQLPQMLGSTSGRQLSVLIALILSVLMLISYCVYQVFQPWIQRRRLAFAKHKHVISGILRHLKQHALGRLLDDEGQPDEHVIRKLFLTIDANNDGHLSAAELKALIIGISFEDIDFDKDDAVGKVLQDFDKTLDEQVDQEEFVRGIKQWLIQAMGGAPSGPEAGPRTMKFLDNFHVQTKREHALLGDNENGENDEEGGEVADPKWITIKAALLLLLGAAIAAAFADPLVDTVNNFSAATGIPSFFISFIALPLATNSSEAVSAIIFASRKKIRTASLTFSELCGGVTMNNILCLSVFLAIVYVRGLTWNFSSEVLVILIVCLVMGGFASFRTTYPLWTCFIAYLLYPFSLGLVYILDYWFGWS is encoded by the exons ATGAGATTCagatctctcatctctctcctcttccttctcttcttcacttcatCTGCTTACGCTCGATTCGTCTCCCTAAACCCATCTTCAACGAGTCTAATCTCCGATGGAATCGACGGTGGTTCAAATCTCGCCGGTTCCGGATCGGTTATCAAGTCGGTTGTTTCGGCTCCGGCTGAGGAAAAGGAGGAAGCTTGTGAGCAGACATACGGGTTTATGCCGTGTACTAAGACCGCTCTTGGAAACgtgtttctgattttggtttatggATTTCTCATGTTTACGGCTGCGACGTATCTCTCTGCTGGAAgtgagcttcttcttgagATCCTTGGACCTGGAATTGTCGGTGGTTTGTTTCTTCCGATGCTTGGTGCTCTTCCTGACGCTATGCTTATCATGG TGTCTGGACTATCTGGAGATGCAGCAACTGCTCAAAGCCAAGTCTCTGTGGGAATGGGTTTGCTTGCTGGTTCCACTGTTATGCTTCTCACTGTTATCTGGGGAACTTGTACTGTGGTTGGCAAGTGTGATCTTCGTGATTCAATTGCTGTAAACAACCAAGACACCAAAGGCTTTCACCTAAAAG ATTCTGGTGTAACTGTTGATATTTGGACCAGCTATGCTGCAAGAATAATGGCTATATCAGTTATTCCGTTCGTCATTGTCCAGCTTCCGCAGATGTTGGGCTCAACCTCTGGAAGACAATTGTCCGTGTTGATTGCTCTAATCCTTTCAGTTCTTATGTTGATCTCTTACTGTGTATATCAG GTATTCCAACCATGGATCCAAAGGAGACGGCTTGCTTTTGCAAAACACAAGCATGTTATATCAGGAATACTAAGGCACTTGAAACAACATGCTCTGGGAAGGCTTCTTGATGATGAAGGTCAGCCTGATGAACATGTCATTCGAAA GTTGTTTTTGACAATTGATGCAAACAATGACGGACACTTGTCAGCGGCTGAACTAAAGGCGCTTATCATTGGGATCAGCTTTGAGGATATAGATTTTGACAAGGATGATGCTGTGGGAAAAGTTCTCCAAGATTTTGATAAGACTCTTGATGAGCAAGTTGATCAAGAAGAGTTTGTCCGTGGAATTAAGCAATGGCTTATCCAGGCAATGGGAGGTGCTCCATCTGGTCCTGAAGCTGGCCCTCGAACAATGAAATTCCTTGACAATTTCCATGTG caaacaaagagagagCATGCTTTGTTGGGAGATAACGAGAATGGTGAGAATGATGAGGAAGGCGGTGAGGTTGCAGACCCAAAATGGATCACCATTAAAGCAGCTCTGCTGCTACTGTTAGGAGCTGCCATTGCAGCTGCATTTGCTGATCCTTTAGTCGACACTGTTAACAACTTCTCCGCAGCCACAGGGATTCCGtctttcttcatttccttCATCGCTTTGCCTTTGGCCACCAATTCAAGTGAAGCCGTGTCTGCCATCATCTTCGCATCCCGCAAAAAGATCAGAACCGCCTCTTTAACTTTCTCCGAG cTATGTGGTGGAGTGACAATGAACAACATTCTGTGTCTCTCGGTGTTCTTAGCAATCGTCTACGTTCGAGGACTGACATGGAACTTCTCATCAGAAGTGTTGGTGATTCTCATCGTTTGTCTGGTGATGGGCGGTTTCGCGAGTTTCCGCACAACTTATCCTCTTTGGACATGTTTCATAGCTTACTTGCTTTACCCATTCTCCTTGGGTCTGGTCTATATTCTTGATTACTGGTTTGGCTGGTCGTAG
- the TCP3 gene encoding TEOSINTE BRANCHED 1, cycloidea and PCF transcription factor 3 (''TEOSINTE BRANCHED 1, cycloidea and PCF transcription factor 3'' (TCP3); CONTAINS InterPro DOMAIN/s: Transcription factor, TCP (InterPro:IPR005333), Transcription factor TCP subgroup (InterPro:IPR017887); BEST Arabidopsis thaliana protein match is: TCP family transcription factor 4 (TAIR:AT3G15030.3); Has 1510 Blast hits to 1508 proteins in 333 species: Archae - 0; Bacteria - 12; Metazoa - 43; Fungi - 12; Plants - 1439; Viruses - 2; Other Eukaryotes - 2 (source: NCBI BLink).): MAPDNDHFLDSPSPPLLEMRHHQSATENGGGCGEIVEVQGGHIVRSTGRKDRHSKVCTAKGPRDRRVRLSAPTAIQFYDVQDRLGFDRPSKAVDWLITKAKSAIDDLAQLPPWNPADTLRQHAAAAANAKPRKTKTLISPPPPQPEETEHHRIGEEEDNESSFLPASMDSDSIADTIKSFFPVASTQQSYHHQPPSRGNTQNQDLLRLSLQSFQNGPPFPNQTEPALFSGQSNNQLAFDSSTASWEQSHQSPEFGKIQRLVSWNNVGAAESAGSTGGFVFASPSSLHPVYSQSQLLSQRGPLQSINTPMIRAWFDPHHHHHHHQQSMTTDDLHHHHPYHIPPGIHQSAIPGIAFASSGEFSGFRIPARFQGEQEEHGGDNKPSSASSDSRH, from the coding sequence ATGGCACCAGATAACGACCATTTCTTAGATTCTCCGTCGCCGCCTCTTCTAGAGATGAGACACCACCAATCAGCGACGGAGAACGGTGGTGGTTGCGGCGAGATTGTGGAGGTACAAGGAGGTCACATTGTTCGGTCAACAGGAAGAAAAGACAGACATAGTAAAGTATGTACAGCGAAAGGACCACGTGACCGGCGCGTGAGACTCTCAGCTCCGACGGCGATTCAATTCTACGATGTTCAAGATAGACTTGGTTTTGATCGACCAAGTAAAGCTGTTGATTGGCTTATTACTAAAGCTAAATCCGCCATTGATGATCTTGCTCAGCTTCCTCCTTGGAACCCCGCCGATACTCTTCGTCAACACGCCGCCGCTGCTGCTAACGCTAAACccagaaaaaccaaaactttaatttCTCCGCCACCGCCACAACcggaagaaacagagcatcatcgaatcggagaagaagaagataacgaATCGAGTTTTCTTCCGGCGTCAATGGATTCTGATTCGATAGCTGACACTATAAAGTCGTTTTTTCCGGTAGCTTCAACGCAACAGAGCTATCATCATCAGCCACCGTCACGAGGCAATACACAGAACCAagatcttcttcgtctctcgCTTCAATCTTTCCAAAATGGTCCACCTTTTCCTAATCAAACAGAACCTGCTCTGTTCTCCGGCCAGAGCAATAATCAGTTAGCGTTTGACTCATCGACGGCAAGCTGGGAACAGAGTCATCAGTCACCGGAATTTGGAAAGATACAGAGACTAGTGTCATGGAACAACGTCGGAGCAGCTGAATCCGCCGGAAGTACCGGAGGATTTGTGTTTGCTTCTCCGTCGTCGTTGCATCCAGTTTATAGCCAAAGTCAGCTTTTATCACAGAGGGGTCCCCTTCAGTCCATTAACACACCTATGATTCGTGCTTGGTTTGATcctcaccatcatcatcatcatcatcagcagtCCATGACCACTGACGATCTCCACCATCATCATCCCTACCATATCCCTCCCGGGATTCACCAATCTGCTATTCCAGGCATTGCATTTGCTTCAAGTGGTGAATTCTCCGGTTTTCGTATACCAGCACGGTTTCAAGGCGAACAAGAGGAGCACGGCGGCGACAACAAGCCGTCCTCTGCTTCATCCGATTCTCGCCATTAA
- the mMDH1 gene encoding Lactate/malate dehydrogenase family protein (Lactate/malate dehydrogenase family protein; FUNCTIONS IN: malate dehydrogenase activity, copper ion binding; INVOLVED IN: response to cadmium ion, response to salt stress, response to cold, defense response to bacterium, peptidyl-cysteine S-nitrosylation; LOCATED IN: mitochondrion, cell wall, chloroplast; EXPRESSED IN: 26 plant structures; EXPRESSED DURING: 15 growth stages; CONTAINS InterPro DOMAIN/s: Lactate/malate dehydrogenase, C-terminal (InterPro:IPR022383), Malate dehydrogenase, NAD-dependent, eukaryote/gamma proteobacteria (InterPro:IPR010097), NAD(P)-binding domain (InterPro:IPR016040), L-lactate/malate dehydrogenase (InterPro:IPR001557), Lactate/malate dehydrogenase, N-terminal (InterPro:IPR001236), Malate dehydrogenase, active site (InterPro:IPR001252), Lactate dehydrogenase/glycoside hydrolase, family 4, C-terminal (InterPro:IPR015955); BEST Arabidopsis thaliana protein match is: Lactate/malate dehydrogenase family protein (TAIR:AT3G15020.1); Has 17502 Blast hits to 17499 proteins in 5422 species: Archae - 240; Bacteria - 12205; Metazoa - 1281; Fungi - 536; Plants - 649; Viruses - 0; Other Eukaryotes - 2591 (source: NCBI BLink).) gives MFRSMLVRSSASAKQAVIRRSFSSGSVPERKVAILGAAGGIGQPLALLMKLNPLVSSLSLYDIANTPGVAADVGHINTRSEVVGYMGDDNLAKALEGADLVIIPAGVPRKPGMTRDDLFNINAGIVKNLCTAIAKYCPHALINMISNPVNSTVPIAAEIFKKAGMYDEKKLFGVTTLDVVRARTFYAGKANVPVAEVNVPVIGGHAGVTILPLFSQATPQANLSSDILTALTKRTQDGGTEVVEAKAGKGSATLSMAYAGALFADACLKGLNGVPDVIECSYVQSTITELPFFASKVRLGKNGVEEVLDLGPLSDFEKEGLEALKPELKSSIEKGVKFANQ, from the exons ATGTTCAGATCTATGCTCGTCCGATCTTCTGCCTCCGCGAAGCAGGCGGTTATCCGCCGTAGCTTCTCCTCCGGCTCCGTCCCCGAGCGTAAAGTCGCCATCCTTGGTGCCGCCGGTGGAATTGGTCAGCCTCTTGCTCTCCTCATGAAGCTTAATCCTCTTGTCTCTTCCCTCTCCCTCTACGATATCGCTAACACTCCTGGAGTTGCTGCTGATGTTGGTCACATCAACACCAGATCTGAG GTTGTTGGATACATGGGCGATGATAACTTGGCCAAAGCTCTTGAAGGAGCTGATCTCGTTATCATTCCAGCTGGTGTACCAAGGAAGCCTGGTATGACCCGTGACGATCTTTTCAACATTAATGCTGGAATTGTCAAGAACCTTTGCACTGCCATCGCCAAGTACTGCCCACAT GCGCTTATTAATATGATCAGCAACCCTGTGAACTCTACTGTTCCAATTGCAGCTGAGATATTTAAGAAGGCTGGTATGTACGatgaaaagaaattgtttggTGTTACCACTCTTGACGTCGTCAGGGCCAGGACTTTCTATGCTGGAAAGGCAAATGTCCCAGTTGCAG AAGTTAATGTTCCGGTGATTGGTGGTCATGCTGGGGTTACTATtctccctctcttctctcaG GCAACTCCTCAAGCCAACTTGTCAAGTGACATACTTACCGCCCTTACTAAGCGTACCCAAGATGGAGGTACAGAAGTCGTGGAGGCAAAAGCAGGAAAAGGTTCAGCTACATTGTCCATGGC CTATGCCGGAGCATTGTTCGCTGATGCATGCTTGAAAGGACTCAACGGTGTTCCAGATGTCATAGAATGCTCATACGTGCAATCTACAATCACCGAGCTTCCTTTCTTTGCCTCGAAG GTGAGGTTGGGGAAGAATGGTGTGGAGGAGGTTCTTGACTTGGGACCACTCTCAGACTTTGAGAAGGAAGGCTTGGAAGCATTGAAGCCAGAACTCAAGTCCTCCATAGAAAAGGGAGTCAAGTTTGCCAACCAGTGA
- a CDS encoding histone-lysine N-methyltransferase, H3 lysine-79 specific-like protein (unknown protein; BEST Arabidopsis thaliana protein match is: unknown protein (TAIR:AT1G53800.1); Has 11909 Blast hits to 7704 proteins in 757 species: Archae - 51; Bacteria - 1338; Metazoa - 4550; Fungi - 987; Plants - 464; Viruses - 24; Other Eukaryotes - 4495 (source: NCBI BLink).) yields MSLNLGLSMEMKCTFQSTRAPFQCAWWFPNSIYWTLKEPIVLRIPNSLASLRSIRHLELKSVGSLYNVFEIHRKEVNSSLLEVKAMNKDTEADSDSDRKIKEEERRRKIGLANKGKVPWNKGRKHSEDTRRRIKQRTIEALTNPKVRKKMSDHQQPHSNETKEKIRASVKQVWAERSRSKRLKEKFMSSWSENIAEAARKGGSGEAELDWDSYEKIKQDFSSEQLQLAEEKARAKEQTKMIAKEAAKARTEKMRRAAEKKKEREEKDRREGKIRKPKQERENPTIASRSKLKKRLTKIHKKKTSLGKIAIGTDRVVSVAAKLEKLDLDLIRKERTRGDISLADQIQAAKNQRGSDVLSRFGLFAMKSMDFD; encoded by the exons ATGTCACTAAATTT AGGTTTATCAATGGAGATGAAATGCACATTTCAATCAACTCGTGCTCCATTCCAATGCGCTTGGTGGTTCCCAAATTCAATCTATTGGACTCTCAAAGAACCAATCGTTTTGAGAATACCTAATTCACTTGCTTCTTTGAGGTCTATCAGACACTTGGAGTTGAAATCTGTAGGTTCATTGTACAATGTGTTTGAGATTCATAGGAAAGAAGTCAATTCAAGTCTTTTGGAAGTGAAAGCTATGAACAAAGATACTGAAGCTGATAGTGATAGTGATAGGAAGattaaagaagaggaaaggagaaggaagattGGATTAGCTAATAAAGGAAAGGTGCCATGGAACAAAGGAAGGAAACACAGTGAAG ACACTCGAAGACGAATCAAGCAGAGAACAATCGAAGCTTTGACAAATCCCAAG GTTCGGAAGAAGATGTCCGATCATCAACAACCACACAG TAATGAAACCAAGGAGAAGATAAGAGCTTCAGTGAAACAAGTTTGGGCAGAACGGTCAAGATCGAAGCGATTAAAGGAGAAGTTCATGTCATCGTGGTCAGAAAACATTGCAGAAGCTGCAAGGAAAGGAGGAAGTGGCGAGGCAGAACTTGACTGGGACAgctatgaaaaaataaaacaagatttttcATCTGAGCAGCTTCAGTTAGCTGAAGAGAAAGCAAGAGCTAAGGAACAAACCAAGATGATAGCAAAAGAAGCTGCAAAAGCCAGGACCGAGAAGATGAGGAGAGctgcagaaaaaaagaaagaacgtGAGGAGAAAGACCGACGAGAAGGAAAGATTCGAAAGCCAAAGCAGGAAAGGGAGAATCCAACCATTGCTTCACGTTCTAAACTAAAGAAGAGACTAACAAAG AttcacaagaagaaaacaagtcTTGGTAAGATCGCAATTGGAACGGATAGGGTTGTTTCAGTTGCAGCTAAACTGGAGAAActggatttggatttgataaGGAAAGAGCGAACAAGAGGAGATATCTCACTTGCTGATCAGATCCAAGCTGCTAAGAACCAACGAGGAAGTGATGTTTTATCGAGATTTGGTCTTTTTGCCATGAAATCGATGGATTTTGATTAA
- a CDS encoding uncharacterized protein (LOCATED IN: endomembrane system; BEST Arabidopsis thaliana protein match is: cobalt ion binding (TAIR:AT3G15000.1); Has 32763 Blast hits to 18534 proteins in 929 species: Archae - 22; Bacteria - 2420; Metazoa - 15140; Fungi - 5401; Plants - 5313; Viruses - 485; Other Eukaryotes - 3982 (source: NCBI BLink).) translates to MKIYSVSHKCYFAFGALVSEDLSHKIKELPKVKWVLPDSYLDGKNKDYGGEPFIDGKAVPYDPKYHEEWIRNNANATNENRRPRRPRNSDGGRNDRGNQDTGYRRPPPNQGMGGAPPPPPHIGNNPNMPPHIQPPNMNQNYRGPPPPPNMNQNYQGPPAPNMNQNYQGPPPSNMGQNYQGPPPPNMNQSYQGPPPPNMNQSYQGPPPSNMGQNYRGPSLPPPNMSQNYEGPPPPNMNGGWSGNYQQNGGYQQQGQGGGMQQQPYPPNRNQS, encoded by the exons ATGAAGATTTACTCTGTGTCGCACAAATGCTACTTTGCTTTTGGAGCTCTTGTTTCAGAAGATCTTTCACATAAGATCAAAG AGTTGCCTAAGGTTAAGTGGGTTCTTCCTGATTCCTACTTGGATGGGAAGAATAAAGACTATGGAG GAGAACCTTTCATTGATGGAAAGGCTGTTCCTTATGACCCAAAGTATCATGAAGAATGGATAAGAAACAATGCTAATGCAACTAATGAAAACAGACGCCCTCGCAGGCCTCGCAACTCGGATGGAGGCAGGAACGATAGGGGAAACCAAGACACGGGTTACAGACGTCCACCACCAAACCAAGGTATGGGAGGTGCTCCACCTCCACCGCCTCACATAGGCAACAACCCAAACATGCCTCCTCATATACAACCACCTAACATGAACCAGAACTACAGAGgtcctcctccaccaccaaaCATGAACCAGAACTATCAGGGACCACCAGCACCAAACATGAACCAGAACTATCAGGGACCTCCACCATCAAACATGGGTCAGAACTACCAGGGACCACCACCGCCAAACATGAACCAGAGCTATCAGGGACCTCCACCGCCAAACATGAACCAGAGCTATCAGGGACCTCCACCGTCGAACATGGGCCAGAACTACAGGGGACCTTCACTGCCGCCACCAAACATGAGTCAGAATTACGAGGGACCACCACCACCGAACATGAATGGAGGATGGTCTGGAAACTACCAGCAGAACGGTGGATACCAACAACAAGGTCAGGGTGGTGGAATGCAGCAACAGCCTTACCCACCCAATAGGAACCAGAGTTAA
- a CDS encoding uncharacterized protein (LOCATED IN: endomembrane system; BEST Arabidopsis thaliana protein match is: cobalt ion binding (TAIR:AT3G15000.1); Has 246 Blast hits to 241 proteins in 32 species: Archae - 0; Bacteria - 2; Metazoa - 7; Fungi - 16; Plants - 212; Viruses - 1; Other Eukaryotes - 8 (source: NCBI BLink).): MKIYSVSHKCYFAFGALVSEDLSHKIKELPKVKWVLPDSYLDGKNKDYGGEPFIDGKAVPYDPKYHEEWIRNNANATNENRRPRRPRNSDGGRNDRGNQDTGYRRPPPNQGMGGAPPPPPHIGNNPNMPPHIQPPNMNQNYRGTTTAKHEPELSGTSTAKHEPELSGTSTVEHGPELQGTFTAATKHESELRGTTTTEHEWRMVWKLPAERWIPTTRSGWWNAATALPTQ, translated from the exons ATGAAGATTTACTCTGTGTCGCACAAATGCTACTTTGCTTTTGGAGCTCTTGTTTCAGAAGATCTTTCACATAAGATCAAAG AGTTGCCTAAGGTTAAGTGGGTTCTTCCTGATTCCTACTTGGATGGGAAGAATAAAGACTATGGAG GAGAACCTTTCATTGATGGAAAGGCTGTTCCTTATGACCCAAAGTATCATGAAGAATGGATAAGAAACAATGCTAATGCAACTAATGAAAACAGACGCCCTCGCAGGCCTCGCAACTCGGATGGAGGCAGGAACGATAGGGGAAACCAAGACACGGGTTACAGACGTCCACCACCAAACCAAGGTATGGGAGGTGCTCCACCTCCACCGCCTCACATAGGCAACAACCCAAACATGCCTCCTCATATACAACCACCTAACATGAACCAGAACTACAGAG GGACCACCACCGCCAAACATGAACCAGAGCTATCAGGGACCTCCACCGCCAAACATGAACCAGAGCTATCAGGGACCTCCACCGTCGAACATGGGCCAGAACTACAGGGGACCTTCACTGCCGCCACCAAACATGAGTCAGAATTACGAGGGACCACCACCACCGAACATGAATGGAGGATGGTCTGGAAACTACCAGCAGAACGGTGGATACCAACAACAAGGTCAGGGTGGTGGAATGCAGCAACAGCCTTACCCACCCAATAG
- a CDS encoding uncharacterized protein (unknown protein; Has 4 Blast hits to 4 proteins in 1 species: Archae - 0; Bacteria - 0; Metazoa - 0; Fungi - 0; Plants - 4; Viruses - 0; Other Eukaryotes - 0 (source: NCBI BLink).), which yields MGVANLRVMHYVHKDKAFAYWSCTCVYAPESRYCSEEHKKMALAEREYELPHNFANVHLHTNMEDLVLPKIISYLRDPQLGIIEIPNLQYIDDVFNVTPTEQPDMFSTNLDEREEFNIWLFMMIS from the coding sequence ATGGGTGTTGCCAATCTTCGTGTTATGCATTATGTGCATAAAGATAAGGCCTTCGCGTACTGGTCTTGTACATGTGTCTACGCACCTGAATCTCGGTATTGCTCTGAAGAGCACAAAAAGATGGCCTTAGCAGAACGGGAATATGAGCTACCACATAACTTTGCCAATGTCCATTTGCATACGAATATGGAGGATCTTGTCCTACCAAAGATTATAAGCTATTTGAGAGATCCTCAACTAGGTATCATTGAAATACCTAATCTACAATACATAGACGACGTTTTTAATGTCACTCCCACTGAGCAACCAGATATGTTCTCTACTAACCTCGACGAAAGAGAAGAATTCAACATATGGTTGTTTATGATGATTTCGTGA